TCTATTTTTTTCTGTTCAATAATTTTATTTAAAATATTCATTGTCCAACCTCCACTTCTTTAATTCTCTCGCTGAAAGCAACGACTGCTTCTAATTTCTGTAATGCACGCCCACTAAAAATGCTATCCCTCGCCATTTCTACGCCCTCTTTTACCGTTTCAGCTTTACCATAACTAAAAAGCCCAATACCCGCGTTTAATAATACTGTGTCAAAGTAAGCACTTTGTTCACCAGCTAATAATTTTCGCATAATAGCTGCATTTTCATCTGCATTTCCCCCTCGGATTGACTCTAGTGGCGCATAGCTAAGCCCTGCATCCTCTGCAGTTAATGAAAAAGGAATTAAGTCTCCTTTATCCACCAAGACAAAGGTATTTTGCCCAGCTAATGACGCCTCGTCTAACCCCTGTTGCCCAGAAACAACTATCGCCCGCTCACGTCCAAGCATTTGTAAAACTGAAGCGTACTCCATGACAAAATTAGGTCGATTAATACCCGTAAATTGCGTTGATAATGAAACTGGGTTCGTAAGGGGGCCCACAAGATTAAAAATTGTTGGCTTACCTAGAGATCGACGCACCTCACCAATACGCTTTAATTTCGGATGCACATTTGGCGCATATAGAAATGCAATTCCCTCTGTCTCCAACAATTCAACAGTTTGCTCAATAGTAATGTTGGTATGGATACCGAGTGCTTCTAAAACATCCGCACTTCCTGAT
This genomic stretch from Lysinibacillus pakistanensis harbors:
- the trpD gene encoding anthranilate phosphoribosyltransferase, with protein sequence MEAIQQKVQLREHLIYEEMLEAANWMFQDDTPKEEIASFLTALSTKGETAHEVAALATVMRSFALNVPTRASVYMDNCGTGGDGLNTFNISTASAFVLAGAGVQMAKHGNRKISSASGSADVLEALGIHTNITIEQTVELLETEGIAFLYAPNVHPKLKRIGEVRRSLGKPTIFNLVGPLTNPVSLSTQFTGINRPNFVMEYASVLQMLGRERAIVVSGQQGLDEASLAGQNTFVLVDKGDLIPFSLTAEDAGLSYAPLESIRGGNADENAAIMRKLLAGEQSAYFDTVLLNAGIGLFSYGKAETVKEGVEMARDSIFSGRALQKLEAVVAFSERIKEVEVGQ